Within the Vibrio tasmaniensis genome, the region CTTTGCGCCGTTTTACCGCAATGTTATTGGAAAAGCAGGGCTTTGATGTTGTGCAGAAAGAAGATGGCCAACAAGCGTTAGATGCTTTGGATACCGAGGATGTTGATTTGATTCTGATGGATATCGAGATGCCGATTATGGATGGTATTGAAGCTTCTCGTCGAATCCGCAGTGCTGCCAAAGAATATTCTTCAGTGCCGATTATTGCTCACACGGGCGACAGTTCCCCAGTGACATTGGAAAAAATGGAATCGTCAGGCATGTCAGACTTTATTGTGAAACCGGCAGATAAAACCCGATTGTTCGATAAAATTGCACACTGGATTTGATGGGTTTCAGCATTTTGTTATCCAGCTGAACTAGATGAATAGATGAATAGATGAATAGATGAACACAAGAAAGAGCTCAGCAATTCGCTGGGCTCTTTTTGTATCGCGACATGATAGCTACATGCAGTCTTGCCGTTCAACGCTACAAACAGAAAGCTGCTATCAACAAGCTTCTAGCAAAAGGTTACACGAACTCTAACTCCGGATGATTGTATGCCTCATGACAAACGGTGAGAACATGATCAATATCACTAGGTGTCATGTCGGCATTGACTGAAAAGCGGATGATGTTTTTGTTCCTACCCGTAGCGGGGCGACAAAAAACAGCACCGAACACATCACGCTGTTCGAGGAAATCGCGAACACGCTCGGTGTTTCTTTCACTACCGCACTCTAATGCCACAATTTGAGACTCGCTGCGGATATTAAAGCCAATTCGTTTGAGGCCGGTAGTAAGTGATTTAGCTCGATTGAATAAGGCTTGTCGTTTGTCTTCTGCACCTTTTATTACCTCTAATGTTTTCTCTAAACGAACCACTTCTTGTGGTAATACCGTCGAACTGAAAATCGCGGGATAAGCAACAAACGGTAAGGTTTCTGAAAGCTGTTTCGGCCCAAGAATTGCCCCTGCACGATAAGCAAAAGTTTTAGCCAAACTAACGGTGATGAAGTCGACTTGCTTAGTGAGGCCCAAGGCGTGAACTAAGCCAGCACCATTTTCCCCATGCGTACCCAGTGAATGCGATTCATCAACGACGACGGCACAATCAAACTCCTGCGCCATTTCGTAGATGTCGCGTAGTGGGGCGATGGTCCCAATGGTGCTGTAAACTGAATCGACCACAATAACGCCTGTGCCGTGGCGTTCTAGCTGTTTGCGCAGGTGATTCATATTGTTATGCATAAACGGGTGGGCAATGCCGCCAGCGGCACGAATGCCTTCCCATAGCGACATGTGGGCAAAAAAGTCGATATACACAGGTGTGCCCGGAGGGCAGATCGTTTGAAGTAACCCAATATTAGCCGCCCATCCCGACTGAGAAAGTAAACAGCTCTCCATTCCGACATAATTCGCGAGTTCGGTTTCAAATGCAGGTTTAGACTCTTCATCTTGTAAGAAAATAGCAGACATCACTACGTTGTCATCGTGTTCGATGATCGCCGCTTGATGAGCCTCTTGGATCGGTTTGTTGTGTGACAGTGCTAAGTAATCATTGCTCTGCATAACAACGGCGTTGCGCTGAGGTCGTTTACCTAATACCAAGTGCTTTTGGCTTTGGTTCTGGGTAATGAGGTCTTGAATATAGAAGTTCAAGCGTTCTTCGATAAAGGAAGGTAGTGGTTTGTTTTTTGTTGTATCACTCATAATTATTCTCTTCAAATATGGGAAAACGCCAGCGCCGGCGGTTGTATATTGAAGTTAAAAAGTGATGTGTCATTAGCCAGTTTGCATAATTTTGTATGTGCTAGCAAACTCAGTATTTAAAGGTATCGAAGCAACCAATTTTCCTTACGGTGCGGGGCTTTAACCTAGTTCAGATATGAATGATAGTCTTCTTTTTTATGATAAAAGGCTATTAAAACTCGGTGTTCGAATGACCATGCAAAGGTGATTCTGAAAAGCTTTGATGTCCTAGCTGCGTATTATGAACTGGAGCGTACTAGCTATGAACGTGAATCAGTTCGATTAAGTCGTTCAATTCCTGATTGGCTAGCTTTCTGTAGATACTCATGGTCACGACCGTTATTAACTGTACTGGTTTTTATTGTCAAAATTGTATTTGTACTGTTTCTAGGCGGTATTGGATTGATTGTGAAGCCTGTAAAATCTGGTGCAGTTAAGTTGGTGGGAAAAGTAGTAAAGCAGTCGTAAAATATGTGGTTGATGGCCAATACACATAGAGGTCATCCCGTTTCAGTCCAGCTTATATACAAAGGCCTCGCAACTGCGAGGCCTTTGTATATAAGCTTGGTTTAGCGATGATTAATCACGCTTCCTAATCATTGAGCCAAACATTAATCTAATGTCGAAAGCTCTTGTTTGTATTCTTCAACCTTTGCTTTTTCTTCGGCTATTTTTCTTTGGTACTTAGTGACCTTGTCGTCTTCGTTGAAGTCTTGCGCTTCTTGAAGTTCCTCTTTGTACTCAATGATATCTTCTTGCGCGTCTTCAATGTCACTCATTAACTCTGATTTTAATTCTTCGTCGGTACAGTATGTATTTACTTGGTCTAGAGCGTCTGTCAGCCCTTCTAGCTTATTGTCATATCCGTTGGCTTTGGCGATCTCAATTTTCATTTCAATCTCACACGCTTTTTTCTCACAACCCATCTTTTGTGAGCAGTCAGAAGCGAAAGCTGACAATGGAAGAAGGAGTAAAGGTAATAGTACTTTGATTGTGTGTTTTGACATTTTGGTCGCCTAAGCTGATTCATTAAAAGGATGCGGTACGTAATCTATAGAAGGAACGTGATTGAGACTATATCGTTTGGCTATCAGAAAATTTCAAATGAAATATTTTGTCCCGCAATATTCGTCCCGCAGTAAGTCTGGACTTACAAAGTGAACTCGATGCTTTTACGCTTCTTCCTGAGGCTGTAATACCTTAAGTATTTGAATACTGGACTGCTCTCTTCTGTTAGGTTCTGATAAAAGGGGTTATTGATAAGTACCAGAGAGTCGACTTTAAACAGGAACAAACCAAACATTGCCTTTGTTGGTTTCAAATACAAATCATAGAGAAATTGTGCCATCGCGGGGTCGTGAGCCGGAATGGTGAGCGATTTTTTAGCCATTGATTCCGTAAGGTATCGCAGTACTTGTTTACGTACCGACAAACTGATCGAACCGACACTCAGCAACATGTCGTTTTTGTCGTCATACACAATGTGGCCCATCATTAAGCCTTTACAGTAAAAGCTGAGAATGACGATATTGTCGACGGATAGATGATCGGCTTGATAGAAGCTAAGAAAGTCCAAAGAATACAACTTTGAATGAATAGAGAGTATGTCTTCCAAGACATCGTTCGGGACCGTTTTCATCGTATAGGATTCAACGGTATCAATGGTGTAACGATAAGCGATATCTTGGTTTACTGGGATGTCACTTAGCTTTACTGAAGGGGAGATAGTTTCTGCTTCTTTATCGTCAAATTCGTAATGTTGACTGAAGTAATTCGCAATACCCAGGCGGCGAATAAGGCTAGTGGTGGTCTCGTTTCTCTCCCACTTACTCAGCGTCACTTGGTTTATGCCGCCGAAAACTCGATGTGAATTTGCAAGTAAAGTCGCTAAATCTTCCTGTGACAGTGTTTTTTCTTCGCGAAGCCTTTTTAATTCTTCTGGGAAGTTCTCACGATTCATCTAAGTCTCCTGTCTTTCTCAGTTGTCTTACTCACAAACACCACCTTCTCATTATAGTGAATCAATTGAAATTCCATATAAGAATTTAATTCAAGTGCTTGTAGCTAAACAAAGTTCTGATGAGCTTACCTGAATTAATGATGCATCTATTTATGGTGGGTCTAAATACGTTACCAGTGACTCTGATAACGTATTTCATGGTCTCTTTGTTGCATAAAGAAGAGACTTTGCAGAAGCTAAAGGTAATTAGGGCATGTTGATCTTTCGAGCAGGTTCTTTCTGCTATAAAAGAGCTAGCTAATGGTAAAACATACCGAATGATTGAGACTTTGATTCGAATTAAATTCTGAAATGATAAATATATTATATTTAATAATGCTTATTTAGTAATCACTGTTGAGTTTGATATCAAATCAAGTGGCTGATTTTATTGGGTATAGGATGAATGTCGCAAAAATTATCTTTTAGAACACTAAAGTTTTAAATTCTATTTATAATTAGTTATGCGAGATATAATATCACATCGTACCTGTTGCTTAGGTGTTTTTTAGCTATATATGTGACTTTACAGGGGAGTTATCTTTCTGATTTGAAAGAATAATTAAATAGATGAGATAAAAAAGTTGGCGAAAATCAGAAGCTTGGCATACACTTTCCTTGTAAATGACCTTATCTCATTGATTGAATAGGGTAAATGCTTTGGCGCTACTGAAGATGGTAGCAATGTATAACATAGCTTTGAGGAAAGTTTTATGGCACTCACTAAAGCCGATTTGGCTGAGAACCTGTTTGAAACACTCGGATACAGCAAGCGGGATGCCAAGGAAACGGTTGAAGTGTTTTTCGAAGAAGTTCGTAAAGCACTCGAAAATGGCGAACAGGTAAAACTGTCTGGTTTTGGTAACTTTGATCTTCGTGAGAAAAACGAGCGACCTGGTCGTAACCCGAAAACTGGTGAAGACATTCCGATTTCTGCTCGACGTGTTGTTACTTTTAGACCGGGACAAAAATTAAAAGCCCGAGTCGAAAATATTAAAATCGAGAAGTAGCCAAGCAATAGACCACGCCAAGCGTGGTCTTTTTGTATCTGCGTTTTATGCATCATTTGCTGACTTCCTTGTCACTAGTTTCTCATAGTGGTGTCACCTAACTCTCTTTTCTTAGCTGTCCTCTCCTGTTTTTATCACCATTAGTGACATCTCTATATTTTGCTTTCTGATAGCAATTAAGCAATGAAGTAATGAAAGCAACGCGAGAACGCTAATAAAAAGAAAGGGCTGCGATTATGCAGCCCTTTGTCGTTCTTGTTTATGATAAGCGGTTAAGCCGCTTTAATGTGCGTTGTAATGTACGGTTGCCATGCTTGTTGGTAGAGCTCTAAAGATTGGCGTCTTAGGCTATTGATTTGTGCCGCTTCGATATCGTTGATTGGGCGATGTTCTGCAATTGCGTGACGCTCAATGCCTTGGATGATTTCGTAGAGTTCGTGCTCAGGGCCACTTTTCACATCAGCAATCGCTTTTAAGTGAAGTTGAACCTCTGCAATGATGTTGGTCTTTGGCAAACGAACCAACAAGTTAAGGTCACGGTAGCCAGAATCGGCTGGTGATTTAAACTTGTTTTTCAGCTTAACAACGTCTGCTTCACGGCTTAGCGCTTCGTAAACTTCAACCAAGCTTTCTACATCGTTCGCGATGATAGTTGCACGGGCTAAGTCGGTAATTTTTGTCACATCACCATCAAGCTCAAGGGCGATTTTTTCTTCTGCACGAGCTTGAGATTTAACGCCAGCAAATAGCACTTCAGAATTGGTGAGTAGGGCAGTACTTTTACAGATAGTTTCTAGTTCAGCTTGGCCTTGATGCGCCTTGCTGTACAGAATATCGAAGTCGGTGTAAGGCTGAGTCGGGCGTGAGTCGAAGGCTTTGATGCCGTAGAGGCCGCTCAAACTATGACGGAATACATTTGATGAAACTTGGTTTTGCGCAGGAGTGCGCGTTTGATCAGTCGAACTTGTTGAAACAGGTGCTGCTGCGAATGCAGGCGCTCGGCTCAATACCAATAGCATTAGGGCCGTCGTGCGGAGAAATACACTCATTCAAACTCCAAAATACAAGGTTACAAAAACGGGAAGTCAAAAGGGGTAACCAGTAACGCATAAGAGTAAAAACAGTTTAACTAAACTCACTATATATTAAATGGGGCTAGCTAAGACAGAAACCAACTCTAACGTTTAATATTGCTTTAAAATGTGAAGATATAGACAAATAATCCAACCGTTAGTTCCGCAATTATCAGAACTTTGAACTTAGCCAGTTTCTGATTTTATCGAAACCAATGTGGTACTTTAAACCAAGCTAAGGTTGCTCTTACCTCTCTATACTGTACCCTTGCATTATGACTGTTTAACATGAACGAAAGATGAATAATCCTGAATTTTGGCACAATAAATGGGCAGCCAACCAAATTGGTTTCCACCTTGAAGATGTAAATCCACTTCTGATTAAATTTTGGGAAAAGACGGAGCCTAGTTACGAGAAGAGTGTGTTTGTGCCTCTTTGTGGCAAAAGTGAAGACCTGATTTGGCTAGCGACCAAGCATGAAGAGGTTCAAGGTGTCGAATTAAGCCAGATCGCGGTTCGCGCATTTTTTGCAGAGCACCTTTACACCCCGACTGTGACTCAAATCAGTGGTCAGCACGAGTTGTACCAATTCGATGAGCTTAACGTTTACACGGGTGATTATTTCACCGCGCCCATTCGGCCAGTCGACATCATTTATGATCGAGCTTCTTTGGTGGCTTTACCTGCTGAGATACGCGTGCAATATGTAGAGCGTTTGAAGCAACTGTTAAAGCCTGGCGGCAAGATCTTGTTGGTTACATTGGATTACGACCAAAGCGAGATGGCCGGGCCTCCGTTTAGCGTACCTAAGTTAGAAATCGATCAGTTGTTCGCGGGATACAAAATCACATTGTTGAATCAAGATATCGCAGACGATGAACATCCGAAGATTGCTAAGAAAGGTTTGTCTCGATTCAGTGAAGAAGTGTATTTGATTGAGTCTGACGCTTAAGTTCAGTGAGCTTTCAAGCGAAAAGACCGCTCAAATAAAAAAGAAGACACCAACAACAAGACGGGCTCGATAGCCCGTCTTTTTTATTGTTCAAATCTGAAGTTGTGATTGTTCAGAATGAAATCGCTGGTTAGTAAATTACTTTTACTTTAGAAGCACTCTCAATTGCATCTTCAATCGCTGTCTCGGTGCTGTTACGACGAGTAAGCGCCACACCTAAACGACGGCGACCATCGATATCAGGTTTACCAAACAGGCGAACTTGCGTTTGTGGTGCGTCTAGAGCCTCTGTAAGACCTTCAAAACGAATGTTGTTCGAAGTGCCTTGACCTAAGATAACCGCAGATGCACATGGGCCGTATTGCGTGATTGATTTGATTGGCATACCCGTAAACGCGCGTACGTGTAGTGCAAATTCCGATGAATCTTGAGACATCAATGTTACTAAGCCAGTATCGTGTGGGCGAGGGGACACTTCGTTGAAGATAACGTGATCGCCTTTAACAAACAGCTCTACGCCGAAAATACCGTGACCACCTAGTGCGTTAACTACTTGTTCAGCCGTGTATTGAGCAGCTTTAAGTGCGTTGTCTGACATCACTTGTGGCTGCCATGATTCACGGTAATCACCATCTTCTTGACGGTGGCCGATTGGTGCACAGAAATGAACGCCGTCGACTGCGCGAACGGTTAGAAGCGTGATTTCGTAATCAAAATCGATGAAGCCTTCAACGATCACACGACCGGCACCAGTACGACCACCTTCTTGTGCGTAGTCCCAAGACTTCTGAATGTCTTCTTGTGTTTTGATAACACTTTGGCCTTTACCTGAAGAACTCATTACTGGCTTAACAACGCAAGGCATGCCCACGAATTCAATAGCGGCAGCAAAGTCTTCAAAGGTGTCTGCAAAGCGATAAGGAGAAGTGCTCAATTTTAGCTCTTCAGCAGCTAGGCGACGGATACCTTCGCGGTTCATCGTTAGCTTCGTCGCATTTGCAGTGGGAACGACATTTAAGCCTTGTGCTTCTAGCTCTACCAACTTGCTGGTGGCAATAGCTTCAATTTCAGGAACCACATAATCTGGCTTTTCTAGTTCAATGATCGCTTGAAGTGCATCACCGTCTAACATGTCTAAAACATGGCTACGATGCGCAACTTGCATCGCTGGTGCGTCTGCGTAACGGTCACATGCAATAACTTCCAAGCCTAAACGTTGGCACTCGATAGCAACTTCTTTACCGAGTTCACCTGAACCTAATAGAAGCACACGAGTAGCATTTTCACGAGTAGCAGTACCAAACATAGAAATTCCTTCCGATCTTTTGAACGATTGATTGAAAACGGGGTGATCATACTTATTTCAATGATAAAAGCAAACGTTTGCGCGGTTGTTGCGTTAATTACAGGCATAAAAAAAGCAGCTCTGTAAAATGGAGCTGCTTCTTTAAAACTTTGTTAATTATATGTACTTAGATTGCTAAGTAAGTCACTGGTATGTCGGGATTAATCGCTTCCAACGTAGACTGCGTATCCGCTAGGTGACTGATGCTACCTTCGGCAATTTCAACCAAGGCGGCACTTTCAATTTGTTCAAAATCGAAGCTAGCCAGTTTAAGTTGAATCAACGCCACTTGTAGAGGTGGTAGGCTAGGGTTGAACGCTGCGTTTTCTGCGTAAGCACCCGTGAAAATCTCACCTGACGTCAGTTGTAGTGAAACACCACTTAGGTTTTTGGTGTAAGGAGCATGGCTGCGGTTTAGTGCTGCTAGTGCTTCTACAACAATAGGCGTTGTTTCTTCAGTCGTGTGCTGATGATCAAGCTTAGTCATTAGGCCAGTCGTCACACCTAAATCAGCAGGGCCGAACGAGTCTGGCAGGTATTCTTGCAGAGACATTTCATCACGTTGTGGAAGCTGAACTTTAAGCTCTTTCGCAGTGGTCAGTTCGTTCATGAACTGACGACAGTGACCACAGGGGCTGAAATTGATCGTGATATCGGAGATACCTTGTTCGCCTTTCATCCAAGCATGGCTGATTGCAGATTGCTCAGCGTGAACGGTTTGACCAAGTTGAGCACCAGCGATTTCAAGGTTTGCACCAAAATACAGAGTGCCAGACAAACCACGTACGATTGCACCAACATAAAAGTCAGATAACGGCGCGTAAGAATACGCAGCGGCAAAAGGAAGTAGCGCAATACGTAGCTCGTCATCCGCTAAACCACTTGCTTGCAGTAGGCTAGCAAATTGTTCTGGAGACAATGTCGCGTCAAAGTTGTCTGCTAATACGATGTCACTCAAAAGTGCTTTGATTGCTGTTGGAGCACTTTCCAGCGCCAGGGTAATACGACTGTTCATGTTGAATCCTTAATTGACCTTAGGCTTTAAGTTTATGCAATACTCAGGAATTTTCTGTGACAAATATCACTATTATATTGTTGCTGTTACATTGACTTGCATAGTTAGAGTGAGGTCACACTTGAAATCGATTGCAATAGCTATTTTTGCAGTTGATATCGCACTTATCGCCCGTAATAGAGCGTAACTAGTCTGCTATTACTAACTAAATGTGAGAAAAAAGCCCAAGCAGGCACTGAAATCAACAGTATTCTGGTTGGGCTGAATCGTGTGATGAGGTTTTAGTTAAGAATAGAACCAAACCACGAGCGAAAATATACTCGGAGCAATGATTGAGGTAATGACGCCACAAAGCACAAGCGCTAGAGAGCTGAATGCAGCATCTTCCTGATTCTTTTCAGCGCATGTCGCAGTACCTAAAGCGTGAGACACAGTACCCATGGTTAAACCACGTGCGATAGGGTTTTTAATGCCAATGAGATTGTAGATTGGGTAAGCAAAGATTGCCCCAAATAGACCAACAATCAATACCAGTATTGCCGCAATCGCTGCTTCACCACCTAAATGGCTAGACACTTCCATAGCAATTGGCGTGGTGACTGACTTGCCTAATAAACTCGCAATCAAACTTAAGTCCGCTTTAAAAGCCACGGCGATTAATGCTGTCGTTGTCATCGACATCACACTGCCTAGCGTGCAAGCGAAGGTAATGATTCGCCAGTTTGCTCTGATTTGAGGTAGCTGTTCGTAAAGCGGGTAAGCAAGGGCAACAACCGCAGGCTGCAGCATGTAGGTAATCCATGTGTTGTCTGCATAGTAAGTCTCAAACGGTACTTTGAAGAACGTGAGTATCGGAATGATGATACCAATACTGATTAGTAGGGGATTACACAGCGGTGAGTTTACTTTTTTACTGACCCAGCGAGCAAACAGGAATACCACGATGGTGAGTAGAATCCACATGATCAGTTACCTCTCGATAGCAAGCGGTCTAAGAACCATGATAAGGACACCAACACCAGTAACGTGCCGCCAACGGCGCTTGCCATAATTGGCAATGCGTTCGCGATGAGCATGTCGAAGTGATCCATCAACCCAACACTGATCGGAACAAACAGTAAGATCATTAGGCGGATAATCAAGCTTGCACCGGGTTGTACCCAGTGCGAAGGGACAATACCAATCACCATGGCGGCAAACAGAATCAACATGCCAAAAATACTGCCTGGGATTGAGGTATCCAAAAAGTGCTGTAACGCGTTACCTGCTGTAAGTGCACCTATGATTAAGGTGAAGGAGATTAAGCAGTAAACCAGCTGGATCAATCTTTCTTTCAAAGTGTTACGTCTCTTGATAATGGAATTAGCTAGCTAACTTTTCTACGTATTGATAAACCGCCTTCAAGATAGCCATTTTCTTCTCGTCGCTTTCATGTTCGTGCGCGAGGTTTTCAAGGTTGAGCATGTACTCTTCTAAACGGCATTCATAAAACTCTCGACAATGGTTCGCCCATTTCAATTGCTCAGCTTCGTCGAGTGTCCATGGGAAGTTACGCGCACGGTAACGGAACAGTAACGGTTTAATACGTTCGTCGCTGAAGGTGATATCCAAAGCGGCCAAGTTATTTGGGTCAGTTTCGCGAATGATGTTCATCGCTGTTTTATCAGCAGGTGAAAAGAAACCGTCGTAAAGGTGTGTATCAACATCATCACTCTTCTCGTACTCTCGTTCTTGTGAGTACAGGCCGATCAGTTTTTCGCGGATCTCTGGGTGTTCGCGCAGCAGTGCCAAGTTCTTCAAGCATTGTTGGCGATCGATACCGATTGTTTCGGCATTTTCAGCCGTCAGCGTTTTGGCTGGAGCAAGGATAGGGCACTTGTTCAGTTGGACCAATTTGATTGGCACAGGGAGCTCGTCTTCACCCAGTTCACTGCGTTTGGTGTAAAGCCTTTCTCTGAGTTCATCAGCGTCCAGCTCTAATAATGGGCTTGGATCTTTCGCTAAATCAACCACGATAACCGCATTTTGATTGGTTGGGTGCCAAGCCATAGGCACAACCCAGCTTGTGTAGTTGCAGTCACGGCCAAACATGCCCGAAACGTGCATCAATGGCGTCATGTTTACAATATCAACCAGGTCATTCAGCTTGCGCTTATGACGCATATTGTAAAGGTAATCGAACATCTTAGGTTGTGCTGATTTCAGCTTCTTCGCTAACTCGATGGTCGCAATAACATCGGCCATCGCATCGTGCGCGTTCTCATGTTCGATGCCGTTTGCCACAGATAGGTGTTCCAGTTTGAAGCTTGGATAACCTTCTTCGTTCTCTGGCCAAACAATGCCTTCAGGGCGCAGTGCGTGAACAGCGCGCATTACATCGAGTAGATCCCAACGAGAGTTGCCGTTCTGCCAGCTCCACGCATATGGGTCGATGAAGTTTCGGTAACAGGTGTAACGCGTTACTTCGTCATCGAATCTAATACTGTTGTAGCCAAGGCTTGTGGTGTTTGGTTTCGCTAACTCAGCATGAATCTTAGCGATAAATTCTGGCTCAGGGAGACCTTGTGAAGCCGCTTTCTGTGGTGTGATACGGGTTATCAACACAGCTTCAGGCGCAGGGAGGTAATCAGCAGGAGGTTGGCAATAGATAACCAGAGGCTCTCCAATAACATTGAAATCTTGGTCGGTACGAACACCCGCAAACTGACTCGGACGGTCTTTTGCTGGGCTAACGCCCCACGTTTCGTAATCGAAAAAGAAGTAGGTCGGCTGATTATCTGAACTCATTGAATTTCCTGAACAGCAAGCGCGGAGCGTTTACTGTGGCTGAAGGTTAGTTTTGTTCAGTATCTGATAGTATGCGGTACACGTGCAACCCAGATCACAAATAAATTGTCGGAAAACGGTGCTTTACTATTCAATCGAGTCGTTGGGGATGCCTTTGAATCCAGTTGAGGCGATTTGTTAGTTAATACAATCTGTCTAGCGTCGTTTAATCCGATGGAGGTGAGAGTATCAACTGGACTTTCTGTTTGATGGTTAACTCTCGGTTCCTCAAATCTTTGAATATAGTCTTCCATTCTTGAAAGGTGACGACTATCGGGTTAAAACTGTTTACGGGCTTGGTGACGCCGTAACGCACAGTTTCAACTTCAGGTTCGAATGTACCAAACAACTTATCCCAAATGATCAAAACACCGGCGTAGTTCTTATCGATGTATTGCGGGTTTTTTCCGTGATGTACTCGATGATGCGAAGGGGTGTTAAAGATGTATTCAAGTGGTCCCAAGCTTCGTATCCATTGTGTATGGACAAAGAACTGTAAACCTAGATTCAGAAGGACCACAAAGATCACCCATTTAGGGTCAAAACCTATGATGACCAACGGTACCCAGAATAGCCACATCCCAGCAAGTGGATACATTAAGCTTTGACGGAAAGCCGTACTGAAGTTCATCTGTTCTGAGCTGTGGTGCGCGACGTGTGCTGCCCACATCCATCGAACACGATGGCTTGCTCTATGGAACCAGTAATAGCAAAAGTCTTGCAACACCATTAATACAACAAAACTCAGCACGCCCATGTCGATGTCCATTAAACGCCAACCAAACATCCACAGATACAATTGCACGACCAATAACCCGGTGAGTAAATCGGAGAGTTGATGCATTCCCGCAAGCGTGAAGTTACACATCACTTCTGAAAGTTTATAGCTGGAGTTATCTGGCAGTCGACCTTGCTTCTGGCCGATAAAATACTCAGCCAACATGCACACCATGAACAAGGGCGCTAATACCAACAGTAGCCATTCTGGGTGATTAATTAATGCGTCGATATTCATGTTTTATCCTTGTTGAGACGCCATACGCGTTCTTAGTATCAAGTTTGTTTAGACTTGAGCGTTGGAGATTCAGTTAGCTGAACTTCGCTACCAGCGAGC harbors:
- the sbcB gene encoding exodeoxyribonuclease I translates to MSSDNQPTYFFFDYETWGVSPAKDRPSQFAGVRTDQDFNVIGEPLVIYCQPPADYLPAPEAVLITRITPQKAASQGLPEPEFIAKIHAELAKPNTTSLGYNSIRFDDEVTRYTCYRNFIDPYAWSWQNGNSRWDLLDVMRAVHALRPEGIVWPENEEGYPSFKLEHLSVANGIEHENAHDAMADVIATIELAKKLKSAQPKMFDYLYNMRHKRKLNDLVDIVNMTPLMHVSGMFGRDCNYTSWVVPMAWHPTNQNAVIVVDLAKDPSPLLELDADELRERLYTKRSELGEDELPVPIKLVQLNKCPILAPAKTLTAENAETIGIDRQQCLKNLALLREHPEIREKLIGLYSQEREYEKSDDVDTHLYDGFFSPADKTAMNIIRETDPNNLAALDITFSDERIKPLLFRYRARNFPWTLDEAEQLKWANHCREFYECRLEEYMLNLENLAHEHESDEKKMAILKAVYQYVEKLAS
- a CDS encoding sterol desaturase family protein — protein: MNIDALINHPEWLLLVLAPLFMVCMLAEYFIGQKQGRLPDNSSYKLSEVMCNFTLAGMHQLSDLLTGLLVVQLYLWMFGWRLMDIDMGVLSFVVLMVLQDFCYYWFHRASHRVRWMWAAHVAHHSSEQMNFSTAFRQSLMYPLAGMWLFWVPLVIIGFDPKWVIFVVLLNLGLQFFVHTQWIRSLGPLEYIFNTPSHHRVHHGKNPQYIDKNYAGVLIIWDKLFGTFEPEVETVRYGVTKPVNSFNPIVVTFQEWKTIFKDLRNRELTIKQKVQLILSPPSD